The stretch of DNA AATGTCTTTTATCTTTTTGCACGAGCATACACACCTAAGCATGGTTTAGATTACAAAGAATATGCAGCCTTTTCTCTGCACTACCTTCACTTTTTGAATGTTAAGCTGCAAATATTGAGTAGACTTTAATCATAGCTGCACTACATACATGTATGATACTTACAACAGACTGATTCGCCTGGAATAAGCAGACTAATAGAAACTATCACACAAAAATCGATTTTAAATTCAGCCAGTCCTGTCATGAAATGCCCTGCCCAAGGTATTTAGACTAAGAAATTATAATTTACTTATTTTGTCAATACTTCTCTGTCTTGGAAAACTATGAaattagcaaatgtgtaaatctGCCATTTTAGAAATgcatttttgtgtttacttAAAATTcttattttgttatatttatttaaaaaacaactaATAGTCGGCAGAACAAAAAATAGTcaacagaaaataattaaaacagaaaataattataCAATTATAATGGTTATTTTAATACACAGATGGACAAGGATTTAATGTAAATTTATTAACTCTAACTGTAACTGGTGTTTTGTTCAAAAAGAACTTCTTCTTCTCTAAGATCCGGGTAAGCAAAGTTGCCAAACTGTCTAAACGCTTACATTTGTAAAATATAGAATACAtgtaaacattattatttataataaccTGCACCAAGGTTGCCTCCTTGTGCCTAAGTTACCAACTGATCAGTTTAAACCGTATTTTAAGCAGGCACAGTGGGTTCCTGCCCTAAAAATTTGGGGGCCTGACAACTGCCTATGTAATTGTTGGGAAATGTAGTATTGAAAGCCTCACTTGCCTGGTTGTGCGTACAAGTCAGTACTACGTTTCCCACACACCCTTGCGAGCCTTAGCTCGTGTTAAATGGCGTCTCTGTGAATCGAAAAGAAATCGTAAGTGTTTTGTTGACAAGTGAATAAGGTAAGATTTATTAACCACATATTCAGTTTGTCTAATGTGGCTTTATAAAGTGTAAAACTTGCTATTGTTTCGAATATAACGTTGTGCGTCTGTGGTCTTGGTCTTTTTTTAAGTTACTAGCTAACTGTAGTAGCTAATGGCTAGTTTGTTCATACTATTCGCAGCATTTATCTAATTACTTATTAGTGCAACTGTTACAGAAAAACCTTACCAATTTAGCAGTTCAATTATTGGACAGACGTGAATAATTTGACAGTATTACTATTATTGCATTTTGCATGACTTCTTTTCTGCCTGTAAATGTCATGTCGACCTCACGATGAAGTTACAAACACATGTACATCATCCTTTCAGATGGCAGCTGACTCCACAGACAAAAAAGATGGTGAAACCTCAGGGAccaaagaaagagaaaggaaacgCAGCCGTTCACGAGACCGAGATCGTAAAGTCTCACCTTCCCGAAAACGCCATCGGTCTCGTGAACGTAATCGCTCCAAAACGCCAGAAAGGTAACCAAAACACAAGCTCACGTAGAAAGCCAGATTTCTGCACCTTGAACGTTTTGTTTTTGCGCATGGACAATCATTGTCTGTgcctaaaattaaaaaaaaaaaacatgaattttGTGTCACCTGTCTTATATTATAATTACAGAGAGAGACGCATTAAAGACAAGGATAGAGACAAGGAGCGCgacagagaaaaagacagagagagaagccgTAAAGAAAGAGATGCCCACCGACGTGATCGCAGCAAGAGGTTCGGGTTTGTTAATTCTGAGATGCTATAATTTATATATTGGTTGCCCACAAGGCTGTAAAGATCctaaattatatttatacatacatacatacacatttgGACATTATCTCTCACTCTGCCTTACAGGAGTCCCTCACCTAAGTCAAAGGATAGCAGAATTAAGAGAGAGAAGGATATaaaaacagaagaggaggaagataagaaaaaagaaaaggtatTAATTGCCTTTTGACATACATGCTAAAGTATTGAATAGTagttctgactttttttttcttttcaggttcAGCCACTCTCCTTGGAAGAGCTTTTGGCAAAGAAGAAGgcagaagaggaagcagaggcaaaagtaagatgttctttttttagtactactcttctttttttttcagagttAAGATTATTTTCTGTATTTGATGTTCTGTACTGTTTGCTCTGTTATACTTAGCCTAAGTTCCTGACCAAAGCAGAGCGTGAAGCTGAGGCTCTAAAACGAAGGGAgcaagagacagaggagagaagaaggttACTGGAcgaagagaggaagaagagacggGTTTTCCAAGACATGGGGAGGAAGATGCTGGGTTTGTACCAGCTTCTGTTTTAATTATGGATAATATGTATTTTGCCACTCTAAAGTATGTTGATGAAAACTGAAGTCATTTACTACAGAGGACCCACAAGAACGTGAGAGACGAGAACGAAGAGAGCGAATGGAGCGGGAGAACAATGGTAATGAAGAGGATGATGGACGACAAAAGCtcagagaggaaaaagacaaagtaaaagAACTCCAAGCCATCAAGGTAGTCCAACCAAACAAAATTTAATTTTAGATAAAATGCCAAATTAAAAAGGTAAACCTTTCTTTGGATCAACCCATACTCATATTCCAGTTGAATATGTTGTGTACCATGTTTTAAATCCTAGACAAgctattatgtttttttatgcaaaacaatgtttaatgcAAAATTACGAAAGTTGCCAAAAAAATAGATAGTTAATTTACTTACGTACATGTCTGATCATTACAGGAGCGATATCTGGGTGGCATGAAAAAACGTCGGAGAACTCGTCACTTGAATGACAGAAAGTTTGTGTTTGAGTGGGATGCTTCTGAAGACACATCAGTTGACTACAACCCAATGTGAGTTAGCAGTAATAGTTACTTCAATATGTATCTTTTGAAGTTATAGTTGAGTTTTCAACATAGAATAATCTAAACAATATCGCCTCCCTTTCAGTTACAAAGAAAAGCATCAAGTGCAGCTGTATGGTCGAGGTTTCATCGCTGGTATTGACTTGAAGCAACAGAAACGAGAGCAGTCCCGATTCTATGGTGACTTGATGGAGAAAAGGCGAACGCTagaggaaaaggagcaggaagagtGAGTGAAGCAAGGATTTTATTGCCTTGGTGTCTCTTTAGGGGCAAAGTGgtggtttttttttcatgtgttaaaACCTGCACGTCTGACTTGTGTTATTTGTAACTCTGTAGCCATAACCTCTGCTTGACTCATGAACCACATCCACAATGcaattttcttgtttttcaggacaagattaaaaaaaatgcgTAAGAAGGAGGCCAAGCAGCGCTGGGACGACAGACACTGGTCTCAAAAGAAGCTGGATGAGATGACAGACAGAGACTGGCGAATCTTCAGAGAGGACTACAGCATCACCACCAAGGGAGGAAAGATACCGAACCCCATTCGAAACTGGAAAGAATATTCACTGCCAGCACACATTCTGGAGGTCATTGACAAATGTGGATACAAGGTAAGATCAGGTCAattgtgtttgatgtttgacATTTTGATTCTAATTTAGACTTACTATTGACTTTTTTCCAAGAATATACAACTAAAATTTTTAAAATATCGAATTGCAGCCCTTAGTccacttattttttttttagttgacAAAAGACAGCTGGCAGCTAGACAGCTTAGAGTACAAAAGTAACAATTTTAAAATTATCTCATCCAGCTTTATTGGTTAGAGACACCAGATTCTTGATGAATAACCTTTTCTTCCTACAAAACAGGATCCAACGCCTATCCAGAGGCAAGCTATTCCCATTGGCCTGCAGAACCGTGACATCATTGGTGTGGCTGAGACAGGTAGTGGTAAAACTGCAGCCTTCCTGATTCCGCTGCTAGTCTGGATCACCACCCTGCCAAAAATCGACAGGTAAAACAAGACGTTCATTATCAAAAgtttaaagcagaaataaatgtgcaatatgaGTTCATCATGccacaacaaataaaatattttaatgattaATAAAATCTTTAGGGGTATGATAGATAAAGATACTGAAACTATTCTGACTTTCTAATTTAATCATATAGTATGTTTAATTCTGCATCTCTATTCGTGCAGGATTGAGGATTCAGACCAGGGACCTTATGCTGTGATCCTGGCCCCAACTCGTGAGTTGGCACAGCAGATTGAAGAGGAGACCATAAAGTTTGGTAAACCACTCGGCATTCGCACAGTTGCTGTAATTGGAGGAATCTCCAGAGAGGACCAAGGTTTCCGTCTAAGGATGGGCTGTGAAGTAAAGCattcttcattcatttaatatCATTATCTGGGTGCATCTAGTGAGCATAAAATTGTATCAAAAAACGTTTATATTGTTAAAAATTGATTAAATACTGATaacaataatacattttgatgaCTGTTATAAATTTGTAGCTGCAACATTAAATCATTTTGTCTTTACATCTGTTTGTTGACCTATAACAGATTGTTATTGCAACCCCTGGTCGTCTGATTGACGTGCTGGAGAATCGCTACCTGGTACTGGGACGCTGTACTTACGTGGTCCTTGATGAAGCTGATCGTATGATTGACATGGGCTTCGAGCCTGATGTCCAAAAAATTCTGGAGTACATTCCAGTGACCAATCAGAAACCAGACACTGATGAAGCAGAAGATCCTGAGAAAATGATGATGAACTTTGAGTCTGGAAAACATAAATATAGACAGGTGTGTTCATCTGCCAATCATTTCAGAATATCTCCATGTGAATGGCTCCTCTATAGGTTCTTACATGTTCTTCCTGAATGTGTATTTTCTCTTTGCAGACGGTCATGTTTACAGCTACCATGCCTCCAGCAGTGGAGAGGCTGGCCAGGAGCTACTTAAGACGTCCTGCTGTGGTGTACATTGGCTCTGCTGGTAAACCTCACGAGAGAGTTGAACAGAAGGTCCTGCTTATgtcagagggagagaagaggtgggacacacaccaacactgtAAACATCAAACATTACATTTATCCCAGTCCAAGTGtctaatttgtgtttgtgttacaggaAGAAGCTGTTGGAGGTGCTGTCGCATGGCTTCGAGCCTCCAATCATCATCTTTGTCAACCAGAAGAAGGGTTGTGATGTGCTGGCCAAGTCTCTGGAGAAGATGGGGGTAAGTCAGCGTTGACTGGAACACAATGTTCCATAATGTTAGTTTATGATTGTGACTTTAAATAAAAGTAGTATATTTGAAGTTTCAGCACATAAGTAAATAAACTTTATTAGTTTCTTTAAACACTGAAAAGTAATTTCTAACCCCAGCTGTCTAATCCTTCTCCTCCCACAGTACAATGCTTGCACGCTGCATGGTGGAAAAGGCCAGGAACAGAGAGAGTTTGCACTTTCAAATCTCAAGGCAGGAGCTAAAGACATTCTGGTGGCCACAGACGTTGCTGGTCGTGGTATTGATATCCAGGATGTCTCAATGGTCATTAACTACGACATGGCTAAAAACATTGAAGGTAAGAAACCAATTTGTGTACCCTGTTAGCTCAGTATTTCTAGTTTTCCTTGCATCTGAACACCAGTGGTGGATTTTAATAAGGACATCCCATCGGTGATTGTATTATTCATGTAACAACCTTCTCTCCTACTTTCTCTCTACTTCAGATTACATTCATCGTATCGGCCGTACGGGTCGTGCTGGTAAGAGTGGTGTGGCCATGACTTTCCTCACAAAAGAGGACTCTGCTGTGTTCTATGACCTGAAGCAAGCTATTCTCGAGAGCCCAGTCTCCACCTGCCCTCCAGAGCTAGCCAACCACCCAGATGCTCAACACAAACCCGGGACCATTTTGACCAAGAAGAGACGTGAGGAAACTATCTTTGCCTGAATCTGTTTTGGATGGCTGTGACAGGCAACTAAGAGCACCAGAGTTTGAGTCCATTGACTCACCCCAAGCCTGTAGCTTTCCTGCCACTGTCCAAAAACATGTTCAGGTAAATTGGTTACTCTAAATGCCTCTAGGTGTGTCCTTGTGTTGGCCTTGTCATGGATTGGCAAGCTGTTCAGGATGCACTTCGTGTCTTCGTGCTGGGGTAGGCTCTAGCTGCATCCAAATTGAAAATAATGAATGCTTTTAGGTTTTTATCCCATTCAcattcaaacatttttaatacgTTCAGCGTTTAAAGgtaattgtttttgttctctCATTTTGTCAGCCTGTTTTTATCTGCTTGTGCAGACATCATCACAACACATTTAAAGATTGACATTTATCACTGAACTGTAATAAACACCTGAATGAGTGTAGTGGGAGTGCTCATTGTTGTGTATTAGTTTTTGTCCCCATACAGTTTTCTGACTTACTGAGACCAGTGACCGAAGCAGTGGCTGTTTACTTTTCCATAAATGGCAATTTGTTGATTTCAATATAAACATTGATATAGGGTGTATGCATGAATTTGTCAATTATTTTTACTCTCTAAAAAGCAAAATACTCCCCTGTGTATCTGTATCACCAATATTTAGTTGATGGTTGTGATGTGCAGAGAAACCAAACCCTATACAAGGCTTATAATCATACCTGAGATTAAGCTTTCACTGAGAATCCTGTAGTAGCtcataattaaaaatgtgtcaaatgcacatactgtaaaaaactTGACAGAGCTTAAATTGACCAGTTTTGGTTTCTTTAGATTTGTTTCATGGGAGGTCTTCACagcagcaacccccccccccccttttttccattttgtgGGGATGTATTGTCAAGTGTGTCAAATTGAGACAGGAACAACATTGTTAAAAGTacataaaatgtgtttattttgtcatgttttactTAGCATTGTAAATCTGTTTTCAAATAGAAAGCATTCTATACAGCATCAGGCAGGAAATGTCTCACTTTACACATTTGCTGTCTCTTTTGACAAATAGAGGGAAGAGGCGTGTTTGGTCACGCTAGCACGCTCTGGTAGTCTGGtgaatacatttttatatttagtgCAGTTATTGCATTACAGAGCAACCATCCCAAAAAAAAGTAGTGCAATTTTTTTTGTATGTACTCACACAAAGAGGAAGTCCAGATGCACTATAAGGCGTTTAAAGTTTGTCAATGTTAGGCTTAGTATTGCATACAGAATAagacacaggaaattaaattaTAACCCTTGTAAAAATTGTGCTTCATAAATTGAAAAACCTCAACTGCTTTGCCAGTTGCTAAATTGGTCCGCTTTGAAATACATACTTgccaaaatatgaaaaatagCAAATTGACGAACTAAGACATGCAGGGCTTTAATAATTCACTCTTATCACGGATTAAAACGTCATAAGCCTTATGTAGGACAATTTTTAGTGAGGAACTTTCAAAAGTGCATCAAGCAGTATCGGTTCAATATTGCGGAAAAACATCCCCAATATTAAGGTTTGTGGAAAAATAAAGTGATGCATTTACTAACCGCAGTGGGAGGAGTGAATAGCCCCATAGAAAAGACTATCACTACAAGACAACGAGAGAGTCAGAATCAATGCATTACTAAAATACTTACTGTAAAAAGAAACAATCAGGTTTCATGCAACACTTGCATAGTTTTTTTTCAATcatgctgatttttttttctcttcaaaaTATACAGAACACTAGATAGAGATACGTGTGAGACATGGAAGCAGTAAACCAGTAATTCTTACAGCAGGCTGTGACAGTGACGACCCTGTATGTGAACAGAAGCGGGCCGCTGCGCATCAGCATTGAGTCCAACTCATCGGCTCATGGACTAAAAATGGCGCAGGAACAGAATGACACTGTGTCACAGGTGCTACGAGTCCTTCAGGAGCTCGACACATTTGTCACGGGGAAAGCTGAGAGTGACTAAGTGTAGGACTTACACCTGAGGATCTGCCTCGAAACCAACTGTAAAACTGCAGtacacaaaacagacagagatgTGCAAGGAGAGGGGGTGAAGTTTGGAAACTGTGCTATGCTACAATCAGTAACGTGCTACAATCAGATTACAGGGCGGTGGTTTGGGTCCGAGACACTGTGATGGTGCTAAAAGGTGCAAAAAGGCATGCGAGCTTACATTCTCTGAAGCCTGGACttgaagagcagctgcagctgtgcagcgtgTGCTTGAGAGATGGGAATGATTCAATGTAACAAGCAGGTTTGGCAAATAATTTATCCCTTGCAAGACAACATTCGCTCCTGTAGTGGTGCTTACATTCTCTGTGCCCGTTGTGTAAGTTTGAGAGGCGCTGGGAGAGTGATTGTGCAACAGCAAAGACGAGTCAGGCTCAGAACACACTGTACTGGAGGTGATACTGACACTGTACTGCAGCTTCATACCGCTTCCTTAAACTGTGacac from Betta splendens chromosome 7, fBetSpl5.4, whole genome shotgun sequence encodes:
- the ddx23 gene encoding probable ATP-dependent RNA helicase DDX23, with the translated sequence MAADSTDKKDGETSGTKERERKRSRSRDRDRKVSPSRKRHRSRERNRSKTPERERRIKDKDRDKERDREKDRERSRKERDAHRRDRSKRSPSPKSKDSRIKREKDIKTEEEEDKKKEKVQPLSLEELLAKKKAEEEAEAKPKFLTKAEREAEALKRREQETEERRRLLDEERKKRRVFQDMGRKMLEDPQERERRERRERMERENNGNEEDDGRQKLREEKDKVKELQAIKERYLGGMKKRRRTRHLNDRKFVFEWDASEDTSVDYNPIYKEKHQVQLYGRGFIAGIDLKQQKREQSRFYGDLMEKRRTLEEKEQEETRLKKMRKKEAKQRWDDRHWSQKKLDEMTDRDWRIFREDYSITTKGGKIPNPIRNWKEYSLPAHILEVIDKCGYKDPTPIQRQAIPIGLQNRDIIGVAETGSGKTAAFLIPLLVWITTLPKIDRIEDSDQGPYAVILAPTRELAQQIEEETIKFGKPLGIRTVAVIGGISREDQGFRLRMGCEIVIATPGRLIDVLENRYLVLGRCTYVVLDEADRMIDMGFEPDVQKILEYIPVTNQKPDTDEAEDPEKMMMNFESGKHKYRQTVMFTATMPPAVERLARSYLRRPAVVYIGSAGKPHERVEQKVLLMSEGEKRKKLLEVLSHGFEPPIIIFVNQKKGCDVLAKSLEKMGYNACTLHGGKGQEQREFALSNLKAGAKDILVATDVAGRGIDIQDVSMVINYDMAKNIEDYIHRIGRTGRAGKSGVAMTFLTKEDSAVFYDLKQAILESPVSTCPPELANHPDAQHKPGTILTKKRREETIFA